A genomic segment from Onychostoma macrolepis isolate SWU-2019 unplaced genomic scaffold, ASM1243209v1 Scaffold54, whole genome shotgun sequence encodes:
- the LOC131535623 gene encoding sodium channel protein type 4 subunit alpha B-like, translated as MARLLPPTGTDVFHPFTLESLAEIERRMAEEAAEQEQMKAQNVEVPEEDLPKPSSDLEAGKALPFIYGDPPPNLLNVPLEELDPFYKAKKTFIVITKGNTIYRFNAEPACYFLSPFSPIRRVAIRILIHSLFSMFIMITILSNCVFMTMGDPPAWSKIVDPYPIRWWISTKRCLQP; from the exons ATGGCGCGTCTACTCCCTCCCACAGGCACCGATGTGTTCCACCCCTTCACTTTGGAGTCGCTCGCCGAGATCGAGCGGCGGATGGCAGAAGAGGCCGCCGAGCAGGAGCAGATGAAGGCCCAGAATGTCGAGGTGCCTGAGGAGGATCTGCCCAAACCCAGCAGTGATTTGGAAGCAGGAAAGGCCCTACCGTTCATCTACGGAGACCCTCCGCCGAATCTCCTCAATGTTCCTCTGGAAGAGTTGGATCCATTCTACAAAGCAAAAAAA acGTTCATCGTGATCACCAAAGGGAATACAATATACCGATTCAATGCTGAACCTGCATGCTACTTTCTAAGTCCATTCAGCCCCATTCGACGTGTGGCCATAAGAATACTCATACATTCAT TATTTAGCATGTTCATCATGATAACCATCTTGTCAAACTGCGtgttcatgacgatgggtgacCCTCCAGCATGGAGCAAAATAGTAGA tccgtatccgatcagatggtggatcagcaccaagagatgtctgcagccctga